GGAGCTTTGAGCGAGATCTCGTGTCTTCATCatctcctgtgtgtgtgtgttacaggtGTGAGGTTCTGATGCAGGGCAACATGTTGTCGGCCGAATACGATGAAATCCGGGACACGAGGAAGAAGGTGATGCGGGTGAGATGCTGATGATTCTCCACGTCCTGTGAAGGTTTGAAGCTGCTTCATGTCAGCGCTCTCATCACGTCTGCTCTCTCTGTGCAGCTGTCCAGCTCTCTGGCCTCAATGGAGCAGACGCTGCAGGACATCAGCACCATGTTCCTGCCGGGAGGAAGTCTGACCGACACGTGGACGCAGCAAGTGGGAACGCATCCGGAAGACAGGAAGTGAGTGATTCTCCTTCAGCACTCTTTACGCCGGAGAACAAAAAAAGATGTTTGTAACACTGCAAACATGacgttcttcctcagtgtttctgtcttgttttctaaACATTGAAAGTGAGTTTGTGTTTAAAACAAGAGCGAATATCTGCCAGTGGAGTCAGAGAAATAATCTCAATTCAAAGGGAAagcaagattatttttctgaacATGTTGGCAATAAGAATGGTTAGATATTTGGGTGACAGTGTAATTATTCATCTAAgcactgagtaatattaatgaaCATGCACTTAGATTacagggttagttgcatgtgattatgcataatttaccgTTATAAACTGATCTTTGTAAGTGAATCAAGCATGAAAGCATGTCAGTCTGACTGTTGTTGTGTTTCTCGTCCAGTGTGGAGAAGATCAAAGTTCTGCTGGACGCCATCAGCGCCATCTACCAGCAGTTCAAGAAGGACAAGGCCGAGAGACGTGAGTCCGAGTCCCTCGTGAGCGCTCGTTTGATTTTCACATCATCCGTGTGTTTGATTCGTGTCTCGTCTCCTCAGGTTTGCCGTATAATGAAGAACAGATCCACAAGTTTGACAAGTGAGTGTGGTGTGTGTTCTGCTGCAGTCGAACTGATCGTCTGTCACGCGTCACATGACACGAGTCTCTCTGTCTTCTGCAGGCAAAAGCTCGTTCTTCACGCCACCAAAGCGCGGGCGCTCTTCACAGACGAGTGTGCCATGAAATATCGCCTCTTCATCTCCAAGAGCGAGGAATGGATGAAGTAAGAGTCCTCCGTGCCCTCGCTCGAGAACAGCTGTGCACCACCTGATTATATTCTGATTAATGCTGTTATTAAACGTCTTTATCATGTTGCTCTTGCTGAGGTTTTCTAAAAGCACAGAGCTGCTTGAGTTCACGTGTAAAGGCTCGTTCACACAAAGAACGATCGCTGTATTGGAGTCCACGCCAGCGCACGATATCGTTctgcagttttgtcgtctgtctctttaaatgctcgagatctttaaagcaggatggattctgattggctgtcagtgtttttattgACTTCACTATTCtgtttacactgcaaaaaaaattttCTTAGTATTATTATCTTGATTTCATtgcattggcagatattttaagcacaaactgacttaattttgatatatttttagaaaataattcttaatatcttcagtcatttctcttctccagtaaatgtatcttgatttaagaatgtttagatgtttgtgctgaaaataagacaaactctttttttttttgcagtgtacatcaattattaaatcgttatagttattgtccttGTTGTAAACAGGCctatggttaaaaaaaatatcactgtCACATGACACACGAGTGTGAGCGCAGTGATCTCATTGGCTCTTCTGCTCTGTTGCCATGGAAACTGACTGGAGCTCAGCTGCAGTTCACTGATGAACGAACGTCTCGTTGCAGGAAGTTCCATCACGTGCGGAAGCACCTCCTGTCTCTGACCGGTCAGTTCGGCAGCATGGAACAGGAAGTGACCCTGCTCATGCAGCGTGTGTATAAAGTGAGTAAACAGGAAGTGCTCTCTGTTTAGCTGTGCTGTAATGACACAAAGACgctaacgtgtgtgtgtgtgtgtgtgtgtgtgtgtgtgtgtgtgtgtgcagctgATGGAGCAGCTCCCTCAGAAGATGATGCCCATGACGGCCGGTGGAATCAAACCGCAGGCGTATCTCAGTCCGAGCACACTGGTGGAGATGACGCTGGGGTGAGCGTGACGTCACTTCACATTACGCTGCGTTCACACGTCACCAGTGTCTGGCGATGATGTCACTAAACTAGCTCCTCCTCCACTGACTGATCACTCCTATTGGCTGTCGCTCCCAAAAGTCACtcttcatttgcataaagttacACATATCTGAACTTTGTCACATCGTTGGACACACCAACATCCTGTCGCCAACGGTCACCGCCGCCCTGTCGGATCATGTGAACCGGATCGTTTCAGCTTAAAAACATCCTGACACTGCAAACGTCTGctcaaatatctaaacattcagAAGTCaggatacatttactggagaagcaaaatgactttgGAAACGTTCTCTCAAGGTTGTCTCAACGTTCTGAACAAACGTTCCTCCAgtaaagttatctggtctttaataatgttctgaAACTGCACAAAAACATCATTCATGGAACATTATTTTTCTGAAACGTTTCAGTTGGacgtttttaaatatttcagaaCGTTtggagaacattcaaaagtaacgttcacataatgttttaagaatGATACAACTGGAATGTTTCCTTAACCttcacataaccaagaaaaaatgtttttaaaaaataggaAACCAAGAAATAACGTTtttataacttaatgggaacgttaGAAAAATGTTCCTAGAAaaagtttgtgcttaaaaccaGAACATTTGCCAGTGGcgtcaaaaaaataaacttttgagACTTTTAGTgagattaaaatattattaaaaaaagagatatttgttcttgttttaaacacttttttttcttaatatcttcagtcatttctcttctccagtaaatgtatcttgatttaagaatgtttagatgtttgtgctggaaaacaagacagaaactctgaggaagaacatcacgTTTGCAGTGTTTGACTGTGTTTCATACGCTAGATTTGTGCGAGGAACGTTATTCTCAATCCTTCATCTGTGCTTGTATAATCTAAGATTGTCTTCTGTGGATGGATGTTCATTACTGACGCATCGAGTGAGATTTAATTCACGGTTATATTCACTCCAGGATGAAGAAGCTGAAGGAGGAGATGGAGGGAGTGGTGAAGGAGCTGGCGGAGAACAACCTGTTCCTGGAGAGGTGAAGCTTCAGCGCTTCTTACAGGACCGATTCACCGTCATAATCCTCTCCGTTATTCAGGTTTGTGGTTTTGTGTTTCAGGTTCGGCACGCTGACGGTGGACGGCGGCATCAGGACCGTGGATCGCATGTGACGGATCTGAACTCTGTCAGTTGTACATATGAATAGATTGTAAATACACACGTCAGACGTGGCCGAAACTCTTCTTTATGCCATTATTTTAATCTTGCGTTGATTCTCTGAATGTGAACATCAAACTAGAGTTGCTATTCAGTCCAAATAAGTGAGTTTGTCATGAAGATGAACTATATCTCATCAGTTTGATCCATAAACATCTGATTAAACGCTCTTGTGTTCCTGCAGCCCAGCTCACAGATACGTTATAAGAACGTTCTGCTAACGTTTCCAGTCCATTGTATCATTctataaacattatgggaacgttatttctgaacgttctgaaacaagCTGAAACATTTAAAGAATGAATAACGTTTTTGTGcaaacgttctgagaacattattaaagaccagataactctgaacgaacgttctattaatgttactggaagaacgtttgttaaCGTTGAGAGAACGTTCTGTCAGCTGGGCGAAAAGTTAATAAATGACTGTAATGTTTCACTGTGTAAATGAAAACTATTTATAGACATTAAATGAACATCAGTTCTGATAAAACCCTCATGTGTTTCTCATCTTTAAACGTTTACTTGAcagaatgaaatgaaaatgaaacatcATGTGATTCATACAGGAGTGATTGACAGCTCGTTCATGAGGTTCATTTGTGTGTTCATGACTGAAACCTCTCTGAGCGCTGGGGTCAAAGGTCAGCACAAGGGAACGTGAGCGGCTCAAAACTGAATGTGTGTCTGTAACTGAAATTAGAAATGATCttcctccacacacacacacacacacacacacacacacacacactgaggatACAGCTATTAGTCGCCATGACAACAGACACAAAGGAACAGCCTCTGCTCAGCAgctgtgttgccatggcaacacccTCAGACAACAGCACCAATGTGACAAACGCTGGACAGATTCGTTTCATCCACTCCTATAATGACACTTACTGAAGAACAAACCCTGCAGGTCACGTGACACACCGCATCACTGACGTCAGCGGATAATAAACAGCTGCATCCATCCTAATGTCCTCACAGTATTCATAAATAATGTATTCATGAAAACGTAATGCAGAGAAGGTTAATAAATATTTGATGTATAAGTGAATATCATGAATGGCTCAGTacgaaaacaaaacaacaaatcaGTGTTTTATATGAGCCCCACCGggacaataaaacaaacaattcgTGGCTCATATGAATAATTCATGAGCACAATCTAACCGCCGCGTCACGGATTTACATACAAGGATCTGATCTGAGTGCGCGCGCGTCCGCGGGTCTGATGATGAgagtgcgcgcgcgcgcgctcGTACGTGTATCTGCTCGTCTCTGGAGATGCGCGTGGATGCTGTGGTTGATTTGTCAGTCTGAGGAAACGTAAAGAAACGCGTTGATGAGGAGAAACGACGCGGATTCATGATGGAGGGAATAAACGATccgaggagaagaagaagaagaaccagcTTCAGACTCTGAGGTGCGTTTCTGATCTGAAACATGTCTGACGAAAACAACACGACGCTCAGCAGAACATCATTACCGCGTTACTGACGCTCACATCTCCATAAACACGATCAGGAGCAGATTTCAGAACATACAGTCAGAAATATGAGCGTTTGTGCTGATATGAATCACGACAGGCCttcagtgatgatgatgatgatgatgaattcATCATGAATCTTTGGGTTTCAATAGTTTGTTTTAACAAATAACATTACATGTTCTAAAAACGTTcttaagttatgaaaacgttatttcttATTGCTCAAAAagtacagtttttaaaaaatgttttatgtttttttttttcttggttatgtgaacgtgaagggaacattccattgtgtcattcttcaaacattgtgagaatgttacttttgaatgttctctgaacgttctgaaacaagtagaaACAAACGTTCAACTGAAACAGTTCAGAAAGGAGATGTGTAAATAACGTTTTTGTtggaacgttctgagaacattattaaagaccagataactttgaacgaacGTTCCATTAATGTTaatggaagaacgtttgttcgtAACGTTGAGAGAACCTTACCAGAACGTTCTGAGTTAATCTGAGGCAACTTTATGTTCTAAAAACATTGTGTGAAGAGTGATttgcaatgtttttaaaaggttAAAATGACCCATTTTTGTCGCGATCAGAACGTTATTTAACAGTTTACGATTTAACATTCTCCTAACCAGATTTTACTCGCAAATATAACATTAattgaatgtttatttgtaaatatatccCAAGTAGGTTGacattaaaatatcataaataaCATAACGATATTCCaaaaatgttctcagaacgttttCTCTCAACGTTATGAGAACATTcatcaggtaaaaaaaaaaaactaaatgttgttcagcatcatgagaACGCCTATCAGTTCTTAATAATGTTATAAGAAGGTtgtataaatgttatttaaagaatGTTGTATCTGGGGTGCTGATGTGAGGATGTTGTTGATGAATTACAGCGTCACCAGAGTAAACTTTACACTGAGATCAGCACAACACTCCTAATGAGCGTCTCTGGAGGAACATCTCAGAGTCTCTGATGGCTTTAATAGAATATAAACTCTCTGGATGATTTACATCTCGCACACAACGCTTTAATTCACTGATAAACATTAAATCTGTCACCTCTATGAAATGTTTATGTTTCTACAGACAATTTTTGCTCCATCACAGATTTGAGCCGTTTAGTGTTTAATCTCTCTAGAACTGAGAGAGAATGAATAATCTTCACTCACCTTCATGCCATCTGCTCTTTTCCTATAAACACCATAAGAGTGTCATGAAGTCGTCCACGCTTCCGTCTCTGTAATCGGACACACTCGGTTCAGCTGATGACGAGTCTCTGCTAACGAGCTGATCAACTCAATCAGTTGATTTGAATGTATGTTTTTAGAGATCAGAAGATGTTCATGTGCTCAACCTTTAACCTCACATGATCACTCAGCTCTCTGTATTCATTCGGATGTATATTATATCCAGCCTTTCCTGCAGACACACAGTTCACTCGTGCAAAGCGAAAAATATTATATAGCAACTCTCAGCTGCCTGattgtttaaaggtgctctaagtgatcctgtgTGGAgtacttcctgttgacgttcaaagtgttgtcaaacaaaacagaggctagctagaccctcccctccgccgtgaacgcgcatttaaaatcattcttgtcggttattggctggagcgtgtttattatgattcgtggtccaggctgcaccagtttgtttttgttgccattttcggagcttgtggcgactacagagaccgtgtttttttacagtgtgttcaggggacaggcagctagagatgtttgctgtatgtgacaaaaaatgttttgacctaaaaacgcgtgacatcgcttagagcacctttaaattattgcgaaatataaactaTATTATCACACAGCTCTTATTTCCAGTAAAGCTGCAGTGAAACAGAGTTCATTATGAGATGAGGTGATGTAACTGTACCTGTCGTGTCTTTCAGCTTTGATCCGACGCAGAGAGGCAGATGGTGTACTTCCTGTCCATGGAGGGCGTAAAGCCTTCGTTCCACTCCGCCGTCCTCTTCAACTACTCCGACAGGAACGATTCCTTCACGCCGCCGTCCGGATCGCCAGCGCCGCTCATCTGTCGTCTGGACGCCTCCTCGTCCGCCGCCTCCCTCCAGAGCAACGGCTCGCTGACCTCGTACGACCTGACCCCGGCGGAGGTCACGCTCCTCGGGCTCGTCTTCGGGGTGTTCTGGGTCATATCGGTTCTGGGAAACTCGCTGGTGTGTCTGGTGATCCATCGGAGCCGCAGAACTCAGTCGACGACCAACTACTTTGTGGTGTCCATGGCGTGCGCGGACCTGCTGCTGAGTCTGGCCTGCGCGCCGCTGGTTCTGCTGCAGGTGTCGGCGGGTCACTGGCCTCTGACCGCGGCCGCGTGTAAGGCCGTGCGCTACCTGCAGCATCTGTGCCCCGGCGTCCAGGTCTACGTGCTTCTGTCCATCTGCGTGGACCGGTTCTACACCATCGTGTACCCGCTGAGCTTTAAAGTGTCCCGCGAGAAGGCCAAGCGGATGATTTTGGCGTCCTGGCTCTTCGACGCGGCCTTCGTGTCGCCGTGCTTGTTCTTCTACGGATCCTCCACGTCTCGAAACCACTGCGACTTCTTCCTGGCGGACAGCTGGGACGGGTTGGCGTACGCGGTCGCGCACTTGCTCTTCGGGTTTTTGGTGCCGGCGCTGCTCATCGTGTCCTTCTACCAGCGGGTGGTGCGGTACATCTGGAGGATCGGCGCCGACGGGCGAACGGTGCGCAGGACCATGAACATCGTCCCCAGGACTAAAGTCAAAACCATAAAGATGTTCCTGATGCTCAACGGCATGTTTCTGCTCACCTGGACGCCGTTTTACGTAGCACAGCTGTGGCACCCGAAGGAGGCGTCGGGCTCCGGCAGACAGGGGGCGCTGTTCTTCATCGCCGTGGCTTGGATCTCCTTCAGCTCCACGGCGTCCAAACCCACGCTCTACTCCGTGTACAACGCCAACTTCAGGCGCGGCATGAGAGAGACGTTCTGCATGTCGTCCATGAAGTGTTACCGCAGTAACGCCTACACCATCACCGCCAGCTCGCGGATTGCGAAAAAGAACTACGTGGGCGTGGTCGATCTGCCCGTGCCGGCAAAGACCCTCATCAAAGACTCGGTTTACGACACTTTTGACCGAGAAGCAAAGGAGAAGAAGTTAGCATGGCCTATTAGCGCTAACCCACCCAACACTTTTGTATAAAGGCTCGCGGTTGACGTAAAGCAACGGTTCACTCAGAAATGAACGTCGTCATAAACCCAGTGCTGTTTCTCAAAAAGCCTGTCGAACGACATCCTAACTAACAAAACTATATCCTAAGAACGTCTAAAAATCATACGTTTTAAAAAAACGTTATGCGAACGTTAaggaaacattccattttattatTCTTCAGACATTTTGGAAACGttcaactaaaatgtttcagataaaaatgttactttttgaGAACactattaaagaccagataactttaaaCGAATGTTAGATTAACGTTGCTCGTAACGTTGAGAGAACCTTGTcagaacgttctgagaatgtttccTGTCAGCTGGGGTGCGAGTgagtaaaacaaaaacacatttggaGTGAACTGTTGCTTTAACGGCACCACGATCACTGGAGGTGCGATCACAGCGATATTTCAGGCGAAAAATGGTACGTCTCGTCGAAAGTCAAAACAAGCCGCTTTCTGTCGGTCAGCACAGCGGATTCGATTAAAACATTAGCGAAACTATTCCCGTTGGAATATCTGGATTTCGTCTGGGAAATCAGCAGTAAATGTGAACGCAccttaattaaaactaaatctgtTGAAATGCAAAAACGTGGTGCTAACTGTGAGTTCTACAAACCGCTGACTGACCAATGAAAGGCAGCGTTTGACGGTCACGTGTTcttctgtttgtgtttctggTCAGTCTGTGATCCTACGGGATTCGTGTTAATCTTCGGAAGATGCGTTTGTGTTTTTTGTGCCTGTAGTTACAGATAATCTTTGTCTCA
Above is a genomic segment from Megalobrama amblycephala isolate DHTTF-2021 linkage group LG14, ASM1881202v1, whole genome shotgun sequence containing:
- the gpr19 gene encoding probable G-protein coupled receptor 19, which gives rise to MVYFLSMEGVKPSFHSAVLFNYSDRNDSFTPPSGSPAPLICRLDASSSAASLQSNGSLTSYDLTPAEVTLLGLVFGVFWVISVLGNSLVCLVIHRSRRTQSTTNYFVVSMACADLLLSLACAPLVLLQVSAGHWPLTAAACKAVRYLQHLCPGVQVYVLLSICVDRFYTIVYPLSFKVSREKAKRMILASWLFDAAFVSPCLFFYGSSTSRNHCDFFLADSWDGLAYAVAHLLFGFLVPALLIVSFYQRVVRYIWRIGADGRTVRRTMNIVPRTKVKTIKMFLMLNGMFLLTWTPFYVAQLWHPKEASGSGRQGALFFIAVAWISFSSTASKPTLYSVYNANFRRGMRETFCMSSMKCYRSNAYTITASSRIAKKNYVGVVDLPVPAKTLIKDSVYDTFDREAKEKKLAWPISANPPNTFV